The sequence below is a genomic window from Armatimonadota bacterium.
TGGAACGGCGGCTCTCAAACAGTGAGCATTAACCAAACAGCCAATGGCGGACGCTGGAACGTTTTGGTGAGCTCCAAGCCGTTTGCCACAGGGACGAATGGCTATGTGAAAGTTGGTAATGGCACAGGCGAGTCGGGCAAAGTCGTTATGGCCGACGCAGTGCGATTTATGTGCCTTCAGCCCGTAGACCTCATAGTTGATAACTCAGATGCCGGATTTAGTGCGTCAGCCAACTGGAGCACTGGAACGATAGCGAAGGACAAATATGGCCCAAACTATAGATTTAGGCAAACGCAAGCTACGAGTGACCCAGCGACTTGGACGTTTAACCTGCCAGTGCCTGGAAGGTATGAGGTGTATGCTTGGTGGTCGGCAGGCACTAATAGGTCGGCTACTGCGCCTTACATTGTGTACTACAGCGGTGGCTCGCAGACTGTGGTTAAGAATCAGCAAACGAGTGGCGGCACGTGGAACAGCTTGGGTGCTTGGGAATTCGCTAGCGGGAGCAATCAGGTGAAGCTTTCCTGCTGGACTACAACAGGCTACGTTGTTATTGGAGACGCTGTGCGAATGGTTTTGCGCTGAAATGCTTGTTTTACAAGCAGTTAGAAGGCGGGATTAATTAGGTTTTCAATCTGGCGAAGCCTCTTGGAATAAATTGAAATATCATAAGCTCGGCTAACAGCCGGAAGGAGAGGAGGTGGTGTTTAGAGAAGAAGGGATATTAATTCAAAATAAACGTAATTTTAAAAATTAGAAGGAGGATTTGAAAAATGAAGGTACTTAGCATCATTTGTCTTGCTCTGCTTTGCTCGTCGGTGGCATTTGCCGGCGTTGCTGGGCAGAAGATATGCATCGACCCGGGCCATGGCGGCTCGGACCCAGGTGCTGTAGGATTCGGGCTAGAGGAAGAGGACGTCAACCTTGATATTGGTCTCAGGGCTCGGGATCTATTCCAGCTTGACGGCGCTACGGTCATTATGACCCGAACGTCAGACGTATACGTGTCGCTGCAGGGCCGCTGCGACATCGCCAACAACAATGGTGCGGACAGGTTCCTCTGCACCCATTGCAACGCTCACAGCGACAGTAGCGCAAACGGCACAGAGACTTTCTGCTGTGCAGGATGTAGCGCCACGTCATATGATCTCCGGAATAAGATTAATCCGGAGATGGTTTCCCATATGCAGACGGTCAATAGAGGTTTGAAGACTGCCGACTTCTATGTGCTTGTAAATACCAACATGCCGGCAATCCTGTGCGAGGTGGCCTTCATAACCAACGCCGCAGACAATGCTAAGCTTGCAAGCGGAACATGGCGACAGGAAGCAGCAAGGGCTTACCTGCACGGCACGCAGAGCCACTATGGCGAAGTGCCGCACGATCCAGTGAGCGACATTATAATTGACAATAGCTCCGGCTCATTCTCCTGTTCAGCCAATTGGGCTACCGGCACAAGCGCGGCAGACAAATATGGAAGCGACTATCGCTGGAGAAGCACAGCTGCGACCAGCGATCCAGCTACTTGGACGCCTAACATACCTGTAGCAGGCAGCTGGACGGTTTACGCATGGTGGTCTGCCGGCACCAACAGGTCGCCAAACTCGGCTTATCAAGTGAATACGACGAGTGGCGCCGTCAATGTTTACGTGAACCAGCAGACCAACGGCGGCCAGTGGAATTCGCTTGGCACGTTTAACCTCGGAACCGGCGGTTATTGGGTCAAGAAGTCTTGCTGGGCATCCACTGGCTATGTTGTTATAGCAGATGCCATTAAGTGGCATAAGAACTAGTCTAGTTTAACTGGACCTTGTGGGGGCAGGCTTTGTCTTGCCCCCACACAAAGGACATAACTTAATCTGTATGGCTACTCTGTCTGAAGCGGAATAGGGCATATTACAGAATCAGTTAGGGCGGAAAGAATCGGCAAACTGACGAAGGTTTATATGCTACCAATCAAAAAGCGGGAGATTTGCATGAAATATTTACAGTTATTTTTGATAGTAAGTTGTCTAATATATGTTTTCATTATGCCGGCATGTGCTCAAAGGGTAGAGCTTCTCAAAGAAGAGGGTGGTGCTGTCGAGAATCCGCCTGAGAGCCTCCAGCTTGAATACAAGTTCAAAGTAGGTGATGTTCGAAAGTATGACATCAACATCGATGGCGAAGGCATGATGAGGCTGCCGGGCCAAGACGAACAATCAAAGTTGGAAGCTCGAACAACAATGAGAGTCGTTCAGCATGTAATTGCTCAACTCCCTTCGGACGGGGGCTGGCGTATTGAGTGGGATACAATTAAAGCCACACTGCTCATACCAGAGTTCGGCGAGATATTTATGACAGTTCCACATATCGAATATGAGGTGGATAAATATGGTAAGGTTAAAAAGCTCAAGGGCCTTGACGAACTTGCCGTTTGCCCTGGACTGCCTCAGCAGAAAACCTTAGGCAATGTCCTTAACCAACTGCCTTTTGGAGGATTTCCTCGGAAGGAAATAAAGCCCGATGAAACTTGGGAAGACTTGTATGAGATTCAGATTCCAGGTCAGCAAGCTACTAGGATAAAAGTAAAATCAAGGCTAATGGGCTTTGAGAGAATTCGAAACTTCGATTGCGCCAAAATTGAAACCACCTACGAAGCACCATTCACTCTAGATTTGAGCAAGCTCCGAAAATCTGATAAGGCAGCAAAAACTTCGGAAATAAAAGACAAGCCTGAAGAAAAATTAACCAGCGAATCTGAGAATAAACAGCCACAAAAGCCGCAAATTATTTCTGGAACAGAGACAGGCAGTGTCTGGACCTACTTTGCATATAAAGAGGGCTTCACAGTTCAAGTTTATGCACAAGTAGACTTGC
It includes:
- a CDS encoding N-acetylmuramoyl-L-alanine amidase yields the protein MKVLSIICLALLCSSVAFAGVAGQKICIDPGHGGSDPGAVGFGLEEEDVNLDIGLRARDLFQLDGATVIMTRTSDVYVSLQGRCDIANNNGADRFLCTHCNAHSDSSANGTETFCCAGCSATSYDLRNKINPEMVSHMQTVNRGLKTADFYVLVNTNMPAILCEVAFITNAADNAKLASGTWRQEAARAYLHGTQSHYGEVPHDPVSDIIIDNSSGSFSCSANWATGTSAADKYGSDYRWRSTAATSDPATWTPNIPVAGSWTVYAWWSAGTNRSPNSAYQVNTTSGAVNVYVNQQTNGGQWNSLGTFNLGTGGYWVKKSCWASTGYVVIADAIKWHKN